One stretch of Arachis hypogaea cultivar Tifrunner chromosome 20, arahy.Tifrunner.gnm2.J5K5, whole genome shotgun sequence DNA includes these proteins:
- the LOC140183042 gene encoding uncharacterized protein yields MTRLLPDPSLFPFDLEIERTLTHIRQAWRQLAFVNSESGSLEEHTNSLSLSTRDHHSSNNEETLYSSVGSAEISLSESGDSIMAEPPHRIILREAGAPDINLKPIQIWYPDLDPNFELKTGMINLLTKYNGLPGEDPLKHLKDFQVVCFTARRHGSDEVAVMVFTFSFSLEGKAKEWFYTQPEDVIFNWDLMRKEFLEKFYPPQKTDRMRKEISCIMQRDGETLYDYFCQGMNPQDKLLLDASSGGSLTKNKTAEEAWKVIADLAESTQYSRERNPQPKAISEVSPSGDAILTKTLGEMTILLRQITQGQQILQALLSPPPQPPRIEGPPRSCGICACNGHYTDECPQLQEDTTLSGSINAITLRSGTKLDEIGVVPTNLSEETQNEEIEDDVEVMKDEEKNIARGEEEPLKVKELKRKNPLEEPMPIPFPTLAKKANKQEELDPNMVKIFKNVEVTVPLFQAIQQVPKYAKFLKEVFTHKDKIGKLNKRPVDDSISSLISKKYNDPGPYLVTCVMGGMKFMDYFHILETPPIDSDKPSSILLGWPFLKTSRFKLDAYSGVYSFESDGKVVKFTLEESKKPVREAYSIFGCDIIEDQVIKVSKEQEEENVAKKSSSMDHTQSKIAKELEIFLLGEVSN; encoded by the exons ATGACACGGTTGCTTCCAGACCCGAGCTTGTTCCCTTTTGATCTAGAAATAGAAAGAACTTTAACTCATATTAGGCAAGCTTGGCGCCAGCTAGCATTTGTGAATAGTGAATCGGGCTCTCTTGAAGAGCACACCAATTCACTATCACTATCAACCCGTGACCATCATTCTTCAAATAATGAGGAAACCTTAtattcatctgtggggagtgctGAAATCTCTTTGAGTGAATCAGGTGACAGCATCATGGCGGAGCCACCACATAGAATCATCTTAAGGGAAGCCGGAGCTCCTGATATCAACTTAAAACCGATACAAATTTGGTATCCGGATTTGGATCCAAACTTTGAGCTCAAGACTGGCATGATAAACTTACTCACCAAGTACAATGGACTACCTGGAGAAGACCCTCTTAAGCATCTAAAGGACTTTCAAGTTGTATGCTTCACTGCCAGGAGACATGGGTCGGATGAAGTAGCGGTAatggttttcactttttctttctctttggaGGGAAAAGCGAAAGAATGGTTTTATACTCAACCAGAAGATGTGATTTTCAATTGGGACTTGATGCGTAAGGAATTTCTGGAAAAGTTCTATCCACCTCAGAAAACAGATCGGATGCGAAAGGAAATCTCTTGCATTATGCAAAGAGATGgggagactctttatga TTACTTTTGTCAAGGGATGAACCCCCAAGACAAGCTTCTTTTAGATGCCTCAAGTGGAGGATCCCTCACCAAAAACAAGACCGCTGAGGAAGCTTGGAAAGTCATAGCGGACTTGGCAGAATCAACTCAATACTCAAGGGAAAGAAATCCACAACCAAAAGCTATAAGCGAAGTTTCTCCTTCCGGAGATGCCATTTTGACCAAGACCCTCGGTGAGATGACAATTTTGTTGAGACAAATCACCCAAGGACAGCAAATTCTCCAAGCTTTGCTATCTCCTCCACCTCAACCTCCAAGAATCGAAGGACCACCAAGATCATGTGGTATTTGTGCGTGTAAcggccattacactgatgagtgcccTCAACTTCAAGAGGACACAACATTGTCA GGGAGCATCAATGCTATCACCCTTAGGAGTGGCACCAAGTTGGATGAAATTGGTGTTGTGCCTACAAATTTGAGCGAGGAAACCCAGAATGAAGAGATAGAGGATGATGTGGAAGTGATGAAAGATGAGGAGAAAAATATTGCAAGAGGTGAAGAGGAACCACTCAAGGTCAAGGAGCTAAAAAGGAAGAATCCTCTTGAAGAGCCTATGCCAATTCCCTTTCCAACTTTAGCTAAGAAGGCTAATAAGCAAGAAGAACTTGACCCCAACAtggtgaaaatttttaagaatgtggAAGTCACCGTCCCTCTCTTTCAAGCTATTCAACAAGTACCCAAGTATGCCAAGTTTCTCAAAGAAGTTTTCACACATAAGGACAAAATTGGCAAACTCAACAAAAGGCCGGTGGATGATTCTATCTCCTCTCTAATCTCGAAAAAGTACAATGATCCCGGTCCATATTTGGTTACTTGTGTGATGGGTGGGATGAAGTTCATGGATT ATTTTCACATCCTGGAGACCCCTCCCAttgactcagacaagccatcatctaTTCTCCttggatggccatttttgaagACATCCcggttcaagctggatgcatatTCGGGAGTCTACTCTTTTGAATCCGATGGCAAGGTGGTAAAATTTACTTTGGAGGAATCCAAGAAGCCCGTTCGCGAAGCCTATTCCATCTTTGGGTGCGATATAATTGAAGATCAAGTGATTAAGGTTAGCAAGGAGCAAGAAGAAGAGAATGTTGCCAAGAAGTCTAGTTCAATGGATCACACTCAATCCAAAATAGCCAAGGAGTTGGAGATTTTCCTCCTTGGAGAGGTTTCAAATTGA